In Chitinophaga sp. HK235, a single window of DNA contains:
- a CDS encoding AraC family transcriptional regulator, with product MKRSNKGALSFAMNDYIQQLNPENDFVTAEESLRQFAVFRREEDTTRCAMHTSLHRRGFYKISLISGGTGTFTIDGHHFALKPPMVIISRPEAVMEWQLDEGPQTGFYTLFAADFYDVGLLPLYRLDNKLNFEGNFYYKSTGPNDLFIQQTFASLYQYRHQPEMARHCLRLLITAMLETDYSGDAPVMHTRSEKIVRDFQLLVQEKLEGTQVADFDVFSVKAYAALLNIDDNYLGILCRDVTGKNASVIIREKMSAEARFLLLGTDLTIGEIAGRLCFYDVAHFSRWFRKNMQLSPSAYREKFRHK from the coding sequence ATGAAGCGCAGCAACAAAGGGGCACTCAGTTTCGCTATGAACGACTATATTCAGCAGCTGAATCCTGAGAATGATTTTGTGACGGCGGAAGAAAGCCTCCGGCAGTTTGCCGTCTTCAGAAGGGAAGAGGATACTACCCGTTGTGCGATGCATACCAGCCTGCATCGCAGAGGTTTTTACAAGATATCCCTCATCTCCGGTGGTACCGGCACCTTTACGATAGACGGACATCATTTCGCCCTGAAGCCGCCTATGGTCATCATTTCCAGGCCGGAGGCAGTCATGGAGTGGCAGTTGGATGAGGGGCCGCAAACCGGCTTCTATACGTTGTTTGCAGCCGATTTTTACGATGTGGGCCTGCTGCCGCTGTACCGGCTCGATAACAAACTGAACTTTGAAGGCAACTTTTATTATAAAAGTACCGGCCCCAATGATCTTTTCATTCAACAAACCTTTGCTTCGCTTTATCAGTACCGGCATCAGCCTGAAATGGCGCGGCACTGCCTGCGTTTATTGATTACAGCCATGCTGGAAACAGATTATTCCGGTGATGCACCGGTAATGCATACACGAAGTGAAAAAATAGTGAGGGATTTTCAGCTGCTGGTGCAGGAGAAGCTGGAAGGTACACAGGTGGCCGACTTTGATGTGTTTTCTGTGAAAGCATATGCGGCATTGTTAAATATAGATGATAACTACCTGGGGATCCTTTGCAGGGATGTTACAGGAAAAAATGCTTCTGTCATTATCCGGGAGAAAATGTCTGCAGAAGCCCGATTCCTGTTGCTGGGAACAGATCTTACCATCGGTGAAATAGCAGGAAGACTGTGCTTTTACGATGTGGCCCATTTCTCCCGATGGTTCAGAAAAAATATGCAGTTGTCACCATCGGCCTACCGGGAAAAGTTCCGGCACAAATAA
- a CDS encoding trans-aconitate 2-methyltransferase has translation MELQDAIQLIQHTYSPGTWADLGCGSGLFTYALANLLPAGSTIYAIDKSPVHLASQPNPAHNRIIPQQLDFMMEDLPAAQLEGILMANSLHYVKNKPALLSRLIRYLSPQGKFIIVEYETDTANAWVPYPIRLAALKRLFAVEGFHEVTLLGERNSVFRAGKMYAVAIGR, from the coding sequence ATGGAGTTACAGGATGCTATTCAGTTGATTCAGCATACATATTCACCGGGTACCTGGGCCGATCTGGGCTGCGGAAGCGGGCTGTTCACCTATGCGCTGGCCAATCTGCTGCCTGCCGGCAGTACTATCTACGCCATAGATAAATCACCGGTACACCTCGCCTCTCAGCCCAATCCGGCACACAACAGGATCATTCCCCAACAGCTGGATTTTATGATGGAAGACTTACCGGCAGCTCAGCTGGAAGGTATACTGATGGCCAACTCCCTGCATTATGTGAAAAACAAGCCGGCATTGTTGTCTCGCCTCATCAGGTATTTATCTCCCCAGGGAAAATTTATCATTGTAGAGTATGAAACGGATACAGCCAATGCCTGGGTACCTTATCCCATCAGGCTTGCCGCGCTCAAACGTTTGTTTGCGGTAGAAGGCTTTCACGAGGTGACACTACTGGGAGAAAGAAATTCCGTTTTCAGGGCAGGGAAGATGTATGCCGTAGCAATTGGCAGATGA
- the bla gene encoding subclass B1 metallo-beta-lactamase, with product MKIFKYILGASLCLGMQAANAQHKSEEAPLKISHLAGNCYVYTTIGQLSDGSRYPSNSMYVVTEKGVVMIDVPWDTTQLVPLLDQIKKQHGKAVIACIATHFHEDRTAGLNALAARGIKTYSTAHTLKLCKDNHKEEARYVIPEDTTFRLGDRRLQVFYPGPGHAPDNIVVWVPEDKVLYGGCFIKSTDAADLGNLSDADPKAWTPSMLRLKAKFPNPVFTVPGHGELSNKDKACNHTLELIQTYNAGKNK from the coding sequence ATGAAGATATTTAAATATATACTCGGTGCTTCCCTGTGTCTGGGAATGCAAGCTGCCAACGCTCAGCATAAGTCAGAAGAAGCTCCTTTAAAAATCAGCCACCTGGCTGGTAACTGTTACGTATATACAACCATAGGCCAGTTGTCTGATGGCTCCCGTTATCCGTCCAATAGTATGTATGTGGTTACAGAAAAAGGCGTGGTGATGATCGATGTGCCCTGGGATACCACGCAACTGGTGCCTTTGCTGGACCAGATCAAAAAACAGCATGGCAAAGCCGTTATCGCCTGCATCGCTACCCATTTCCATGAAGATCGTACCGCAGGACTCAACGCACTCGCGGCACGCGGCATCAAAACCTATTCTACCGCCCATACCCTGAAACTGTGTAAAGATAACCACAAGGAAGAGGCCCGTTATGTCATCCCGGAAGATACTACCTTCCGCCTGGGAGATCGCCGGCTGCAGGTGTTTTATCCTGGCCCCGGTCATGCGCCCGACAACATTGTGGTATGGGTACCGGAAGACAAGGTGCTGTACGGCGGCTGCTTTATTAAAAGTACCGACGCTGCCGACCTGGGCAACCTGTCTGATGCCGATCCCAAAGCCTGGACACCTTCCATGCTTCGCCTGAAAGCAAAATTCCCGAACCCTGTTTTCACGGTACCAGGCCACGGGGAATTGAGCAACAAGGACAAAGCCTGCAACCATACACTGGAGCTGATCCAAACCTACAACGCTGGTAAAAACAAATAA
- a CDS encoding ankyrin repeat domain-containing protein: MNGNAQDKNNSTLLLKAAAANDTTAVKQLLAAHADVNVKDHKQRTALMIATYQHHTPVAALLIAAGADVNAQDDILNSPFLYAGAEGYLDILQLCIKAGANYNIYNRYGGTALIPACERGHIEIVKTLLQDKSFPIDHVNRLGWTGLLEAIILSNGGPAHVQIVQMLADAGCNVNLADKDGVTPLAHARSRRFKAIIAILEKAGAR; the protein is encoded by the coding sequence ATGAATGGAAATGCTCAGGACAAAAACAACAGCACATTATTGCTCAAGGCAGCGGCCGCCAATGACACTACAGCGGTGAAGCAGCTACTGGCAGCACATGCCGATGTAAACGTAAAGGACCACAAACAACGCACTGCGCTGATGATAGCCACCTACCAGCATCATACGCCGGTAGCCGCACTGCTGATAGCTGCCGGAGCCGATGTGAACGCCCAGGATGACATACTCAACAGCCCTTTCCTCTATGCAGGAGCCGAAGGTTATCTGGATATCCTGCAACTATGCATAAAAGCAGGCGCTAACTATAACATATACAATCGTTATGGCGGTACCGCCCTGATACCAGCCTGTGAGCGGGGTCATATAGAAATAGTGAAAACGCTGCTCCAGGACAAGTCCTTCCCTATCGATCATGTAAACCGCCTGGGATGGACCGGATTGCTGGAAGCGATTATTCTCAGTAATGGCGGCCCTGCCCATGTACAAATTGTACAGATGCTGGCAGATGCCGGCTGCAATGTAAACCTTGCGGACAAAGACGGCGTAACGCCACTTGCACATGCCCGCAGCAGAAGGTTCAAGGCCATTATTGCTATACTGGAAAAAGCCGGTGCCCGTTAA
- a CDS encoding DUF4280 domain-containing protein, whose translation MPKHPQNKAKKQDPQKGKDKEKKEEKKPATTGNKYVCDLAEVKCTCGSNPGKLKVTSNPGVYLQDTLKATAKDKTITPNFGSCSSQKNNPCQPALMEWQDLAADVSLGDQAHFLLERSTNQCSAGGGKITITSGKQKSTVQNIDPPAQDLPIVAPLEVKNKEVVWLASNEVYNDVPEADLWYKLEGKTFKKATLTDAIIQQLQADPDNDTIAYHTNDKGVQTTYKKGVSQPADYGNKLASNDEKLHSAYPLYLRNGVFTNAYPTYKLYVYKGENAGDAKKKVEQDIAGNSHGNAALMLETARHTRDNNTDYMKQGGPVPPTGINGQPEYYSLIYTVTSTPRFRVVLDKEDTSGLVIVKAKTRQDVSRAGVSIDPFVSADLEGCLGIRDGKGGYFQALTGGKSAYFTQLNNKLIEKIPELAYIYRVQKGTGKIAEKKFDEKEEALFFVKVDPLPEIKAKEIYEPWQQATQQKRTNAAAQPAPAQQPPAQQPPAQQLPGQQHPGQPGQQQPGAQPHDMQERLQHPAHPLWPRVVQSVLLLILLQLCFSSHTPVWAAPIAGYRLQSADTANAWMKVIDSGDSTQVLKLLSKGYNPNTVILPDTSVRYSDLGNLPIHIKRYTPFTYIIDYNKNPDNHFFDDSKGENSYERIKQKQGRYALMLIRHGYHPVAEDLELLLLIAPPADQFKAIVQQSRFNIAAAKDNHFAAAALRGNCPVGLLSYLLEQGAGTNGVTDAIRQQYAKNYTISLRQLEILEKYHYKLYQQAGFSLLHYSAYVNDPVAVKKQLAAGTPTNQRTTWFYEADDMTDGGKPQKLTALEIVRSNLVVRQYNKTGAVNAQAIIKLLQKK comes from the coding sequence ATGCCTAAACATCCCCAGAACAAAGCTAAAAAACAGGACCCGCAAAAAGGCAAAGACAAGGAGAAGAAAGAAGAGAAAAAGCCCGCCACCACGGGCAATAAATATGTGTGCGACCTAGCTGAAGTGAAATGCACCTGCGGCAGTAATCCCGGCAAACTGAAAGTGACGTCCAACCCCGGCGTATATTTGCAGGATACCCTGAAAGCCACGGCCAAAGACAAAACCATCACGCCTAACTTCGGCAGCTGTTCTTCCCAGAAAAACAATCCCTGCCAGCCGGCGCTGATGGAGTGGCAGGACCTGGCGGCTGATGTCAGCCTCGGCGACCAGGCCCATTTTCTCCTGGAACGGTCTACCAACCAGTGTTCTGCTGGTGGCGGCAAAATCACCATCACCAGCGGCAAACAGAAATCCACTGTTCAGAACATCGACCCCCCTGCACAGGACCTGCCCATCGTAGCACCGCTGGAAGTGAAAAACAAAGAGGTGGTATGGCTCGCCAGCAACGAAGTATACAACGATGTGCCGGAAGCCGACCTATGGTACAAACTGGAAGGCAAAACCTTTAAAAAGGCTACCCTTACAGACGCTATCATCCAACAATTACAGGCAGACCCTGACAACGATACGATCGCCTATCATACCAACGACAAAGGCGTACAGACCACCTATAAAAAAGGCGTGTCCCAACCTGCAGATTACGGCAACAAGCTCGCTTCGAACGACGAGAAGCTGCATTCTGCCTACCCGCTTTATCTCCGTAACGGCGTTTTTACCAACGCCTACCCTACCTACAAACTCTATGTTTACAAAGGTGAGAACGCAGGCGATGCCAAGAAGAAGGTGGAACAGGACATCGCGGGCAACAGCCATGGTAACGCAGCGCTCATGCTGGAAACAGCCCGGCATACCCGGGATAACAATACCGACTATATGAAACAGGGCGGTCCGGTGCCTCCTACCGGCATCAACGGTCAACCTGAATACTATAGCCTGATTTACACCGTTACCAGTACACCCCGTTTCAGGGTGGTGCTGGACAAGGAAGATACCAGCGGGCTAGTCATCGTAAAAGCCAAGACCCGCCAGGATGTTTCCAGGGCCGGTGTTTCCATCGACCCGTTTGTTTCTGCAGACCTTGAAGGCTGCCTGGGTATCCGCGATGGCAAAGGCGGTTATTTCCAGGCACTCACCGGCGGCAAAAGCGCATATTTCACACAGCTGAACAACAAGCTGATTGAGAAAATCCCTGAACTGGCCTACATCTATCGTGTCCAGAAAGGTACAGGCAAAATAGCGGAGAAAAAGTTTGATGAAAAAGAAGAAGCGTTGTTCTTTGTGAAAGTAGACCCACTGCCGGAAATAAAAGCCAAAGAGATATACGAACCCTGGCAACAGGCCACCCAACAGAAACGGACCAACGCAGCTGCACAACCTGCACCCGCACAGCAACCGCCTGCCCAACAGCCACCAGCACAGCAGCTTCCAGGGCAACAACATCCGGGGCAACCAGGTCAGCAACAACCCGGGGCCCAGCCACATGACATGCAGGAACGGCTACAACACCCCGCCCATCCATTATGGCCAAGAGTGGTACAATCTGTACTGCTGCTGATACTGTTGCAACTCTGCTTTAGCTCCCACACCCCTGTGTGGGCAGCGCCAATAGCCGGTTACCGCTTACAGTCTGCCGATACCGCCAACGCCTGGATGAAAGTCATCGACAGCGGCGATAGCACACAGGTGCTAAAACTGCTCTCCAAAGGCTATAATCCCAATACAGTCATATTACCCGATACCAGCGTCCGCTATAGTGATCTGGGCAATCTCCCCATCCATATCAAACGGTATACTCCCTTTACCTACATCATCGACTACAACAAAAATCCGGACAATCATTTTTTCGATGACAGTAAAGGAGAAAACAGTTACGAACGGATCAAACAGAAACAGGGAAGGTATGCGCTGATGCTGATACGCCACGGCTATCATCCTGTTGCCGAAGACCTGGAGCTGTTGCTGCTGATAGCTCCGCCAGCAGACCAGTTCAAAGCTATCGTACAGCAAAGCCGGTTTAATATTGCTGCTGCCAAAGACAATCATTTTGCGGCGGCGGCCCTGCGGGGCAACTGTCCGGTGGGTTTGCTGAGTTATCTGCTGGAACAGGGCGCCGGTACCAACGGTGTTACGGATGCCATCCGGCAGCAGTACGCAAAGAATTACACCATCTCTCTACGTCAACTGGAAATACTGGAAAAATATCATTACAAGCTGTATCAGCAGGCAGGCTTTAGTCTACTGCATTACAGCGCATACGTCAACGATCCGGTGGCTGTAAAAAAACAGCTGGCGGCAGGCACACCCACCAATCAGCGTACCACCTGGTTTTATGAGGCAGATGATATGACAGATGGCGGCAAACCGCAAAAACTAACAGCACTTGAGATCGTACGGTCGAACCTTGTGGTCCGCCAATACAATAAAACAGGCGCTGTCAACGCACAGGCTATCATTAAACTACTGCAAAAGAAATAA
- a CDS encoding LLM class flavin-dependent oxidoreductase, with protein sequence MEIGIDSFIATGAYGGPLNPQENLLAMETLLAKIEFAEQAGLHVFGLGEHHRKEFLDAAPAVILAAAAARTRQIRLTSAVTVLSAADPVRVFQEYATLDIISKGRAEIVAGRGSFIDAFPLFGYNLNDYDDLFAEKIELLLAIRDHETLSWKGRFRPALQEQSVYPRPLQDPLPIWIGVGGTPQSFVRAGMLGLPLMVAVIGGETHHFRPLIDWYYEAGKKAGHAPEKLKVGLHSLGYVADTTQQARDEYFPGYQEMFGKIGKERGWSAPTRASFDAQAGPTGAYLVGNPEEVAEKILRHSEALGGISRLTFQMDNPGLSKTQVYKSIELIGTKVIPLVNGSTGR encoded by the coding sequence ATGGAAATAGGCATTGACAGCTTTATAGCTACCGGCGCATATGGGGGGCCGTTAAACCCACAGGAAAACCTATTAGCGATGGAAACCTTATTGGCAAAAATCGAATTTGCCGAGCAGGCCGGGCTGCATGTGTTTGGTCTGGGAGAGCATCACCGGAAAGAGTTTCTGGATGCGGCACCAGCAGTGATATTAGCCGCAGCCGCTGCACGCACCCGACAAATACGCCTGACTAGCGCCGTTACGGTATTAAGCGCCGCTGATCCGGTGAGGGTATTCCAGGAATATGCCACACTTGATATTATTTCCAAAGGTCGTGCGGAAATTGTGGCCGGCAGAGGTTCATTTATTGATGCATTCCCTTTGTTCGGATATAATCTTAATGACTATGACGATCTGTTTGCAGAAAAAATAGAACTACTGCTTGCTATCCGTGACCATGAAACCTTGTCCTGGAAAGGCCGGTTCAGGCCGGCATTACAGGAACAATCCGTGTATCCGCGTCCGTTACAGGACCCGCTCCCGATATGGATAGGAGTAGGTGGCACCCCCCAATCGTTTGTACGTGCAGGTATGCTTGGCCTGCCACTGATGGTGGCTGTCATCGGCGGGGAAACACATCATTTCCGGCCATTGATCGATTGGTATTACGAAGCCGGGAAAAAAGCGGGTCATGCTCCTGAAAAACTTAAAGTAGGATTACATTCCCTGGGTTATGTAGCCGATACCACACAACAGGCAAGAGACGAATATTTTCCGGGATATCAGGAAATGTTTGGCAAAATTGGCAAAGAGCGGGGTTGGTCAGCACCTACACGCGCCAGTTTCGACGCGCAAGCCGGGCCTACCGGCGCTTATCTGGTGGGTAATCCTGAAGAGGTAGCCGAAAAGATTCTGCGTCACAGTGAAGCGCTGGGTGGCATCTCCAGGCTCACTTTCCAGATGGATAATCCAGGGCTTAGCAAGACACAGGTTTATAAATCGATAGAGCTGATTGGTACAAAAGTAATCCCCCTGGTAAACGGATCGACAGGCCGATAA
- a CDS encoding EthD domain-containing protein — protein MQSITPFTDNRITTLSITPVIRRKGLSSQQFNDYWKDIHGPVCARLPYLGMYIQHHMQKANPDLFPAITGIEREVDASNDWDGFAEIGFFSNAALEQWLPHTTILFDDERNVFDTTVAYYCDNSSHTLKDRQQSLVTNYSDGRKFFYYFISPADNVSLKEADDFFLKTFVKTFADSEQISRVRYHILAPHDNTTPNPPAPDVNHYLAPEKQHRYVLEICAGNVAAVKQLYHTAAFEQLTTRMAACFKAVHVFESAGRYTMAYDGQITNAGLRGATNDALIEAIGAINQTREDVRNLLLHGKTE, from the coding sequence ATGCAAAGTATAACACCCTTTACAGACAACAGGATCACCACACTCTCCATCACGCCCGTTATAAGAAGGAAGGGGCTTTCCAGCCAACAGTTCAACGATTACTGGAAAGACATCCACGGGCCGGTTTGTGCCCGCTTGCCCTACCTTGGGATGTATATCCAGCATCATATGCAAAAAGCCAATCCGGACCTGTTTCCCGCCATCACCGGCATAGAGAGGGAGGTAGATGCATCCAACGACTGGGACGGTTTTGCGGAAATAGGATTCTTTTCAAACGCCGCACTGGAACAGTGGCTGCCGCATACCACTATCCTCTTTGATGATGAAAGAAATGTTTTTGATACTACAGTAGCCTACTATTGTGATAACAGCTCCCATACGCTGAAAGACCGGCAGCAAAGCCTGGTAACCAATTATTCAGACGGCAGGAAGTTCTTCTATTATTTTATCAGCCCTGCTGATAATGTCTCACTGAAAGAAGCAGATGATTTTTTCCTGAAAACGTTTGTGAAAACCTTTGCAGACAGTGAGCAGATCAGCCGGGTGCGCTATCATATCCTGGCACCGCACGACAATACCACGCCCAATCCGCCCGCACCGGATGTTAACCACTATCTGGCTCCGGAAAAACAACACCGTTATGTATTGGAAATCTGTGCCGGCAATGTGGCTGCTGTAAAGCAACTGTATCATACGGCCGCATTTGAACAGCTGACAACCAGGATGGCGGCTTGTTTTAAGGCGGTACATGTCTTTGAAAGTGCCGGCAGGTATACGATGGCTTACGACGGACAAATCACTAATGCGGGCCTGCGGGGCGCCACCAATGATGCATTGATTGAGGCAATAGGAGCGATTAACCAGACCCGGGAAGATGTAAGGAATTTATTACTACATGGCAAAACGGAATAA
- a CDS encoding metallophosphoesterase: MRLAIFADIHGKILLPFKLADLYQQQTGRKIDFILQCGDIGAYPSLDNLDKATLKHAQQDRDELGFHDYFTHVNPAIQTYLNKLNIDMICVRGNHEDHDYLDQLEKENGQLSRFPIDVYKRVFVCRSGVRQELRKGDEVLHLVGIGRIGDQKGRTDKRFIQEYEKKEIRKLLKTNQHFDVLITHDKDDSNERGYGMAAIREVLDNVIFRYHFYGHTGEPFRQETDYNGITQSVKISELEYGHSGILPEGSMIILEKKGENDFQLEVASQQFTNQLTRFNWKD; encoded by the coding sequence ATGAGACTAGCTATTTTTGCGGATATCCATGGAAAGATTCTATTGCCTTTTAAACTCGCAGACCTATATCAGCAGCAGACTGGCAGGAAAATAGATTTTATATTACAGTGCGGCGATATTGGCGCCTACCCCAGTTTGGACAACCTCGACAAAGCCACCCTCAAACATGCGCAGCAGGACCGTGACGAACTTGGGTTTCATGACTATTTCACCCATGTAAACCCTGCCATACAAACCTATCTCAACAAACTGAATATAGACATGATCTGCGTACGGGGTAATCATGAAGACCACGACTACCTCGACCAGCTTGAAAAAGAAAACGGACAGCTGTCCCGTTTTCCAATTGATGTTTACAAACGGGTGTTTGTATGCAGGTCAGGTGTAAGACAGGAGTTGCGGAAAGGTGATGAAGTACTGCATCTTGTTGGGATCGGCCGTATCGGTGACCAGAAAGGGAGAACAGACAAACGTTTTATACAGGAATATGAAAAGAAGGAAATCAGGAAACTGCTGAAAACCAATCAGCATTTTGATGTACTGATTACCCACGACAAAGATGACAGCAATGAGCGGGGATATGGCATGGCAGCCATCCGGGAGGTGCTGGACAATGTAATCTTCCGTTATCACTTCTACGGACATACGGGAGAACCATTCAGGCAGGAAACAGACTACAACGGCATTACCCAATCCGTTAAAATCAGCGAGCTGGAGTACGGCCACAGCGGCATCCTGCCTGAAGGGTCTATGATTATCCTTGAAAAAAAAGGAGAAAATGACTTTCAGCTGGAGGTGGCGTCACAACAATTCACTAACCAGCTGACCCGGTTCAACTGGAAAGACTGA
- a CDS encoding SRPBCC domain-containing protein has translation MSHTTDMPAHFSLVHTFKAPKELVFNAFSNADALNQWWGPVESKNSVVSLDFRPGGIFHFRMEFSNDEVAYGRFLYRTIQPCDLLEFTNAFADDQARVVKPPFEIPFPLEIFYRLEFREENGHTVLTLTGQPVDPEPEEMASFLNINRSMQQGFNATFGKLAAYLRQ, from the coding sequence ATGAGCCATACCACAGACATGCCGGCCCACTTCAGCCTGGTACACACGTTTAAAGCTCCGAAAGAGCTGGTGTTTAATGCCTTCAGTAATGCAGATGCCCTGAATCAATGGTGGGGACCTGTAGAGAGCAAAAACAGTGTGGTGAGCCTGGATTTCAGGCCTGGTGGTATTTTCCATTTCAGGATGGAATTCAGTAACGACGAAGTAGCCTATGGCCGCTTCCTGTACCGCACCATCCAGCCATGCGACCTGCTGGAATTTACCAATGCTTTTGCGGATGACCAGGCCAGGGTTGTGAAGCCTCCCTTTGAAATACCTTTTCCGCTGGAAATTTTTTACCGACTGGAATTCAGGGAGGAAAACGGCCATACTGTGCTGACCCTCACCGGACAACCAGTAGACCCTGAACCGGAAGAAATGGCCTCTTTCCTGAATATCAACCGTAGCATGCAACAGGGCTTCAACGCTACATTCGGCAAGCTGGCCGCTTATCTCCGTCAATAA